One part of the Leclercia sp. LSNIH1 genome encodes these proteins:
- a CDS encoding glutathione S-transferase family protein: MITLWGRNNSTNVKKVLWTLEELDLPFNQIMAGMQYGVNKEAEYLAMNPNGLVPLLRDDETDLTLWESNAIVRYLAAQYGQNRLWIDAPAKRAVGEKWMDWANQTLSPAHRVILMGLVRTPEAERNYAAINAAKESCESLFAMLDEALATQPWLSGDAFGVGDIAVAPFVWNLTNVDLEWTPRPNLARWLTNLSERPAYRNVVMIPVS; this comes from the coding sequence ATGATTACTTTGTGGGGCCGGAACAATTCAACGAACGTCAAAAAGGTGCTCTGGACGCTGGAAGAGCTCGATTTACCCTTCAACCAGATCATGGCGGGAATGCAGTACGGGGTGAATAAAGAGGCGGAGTATCTGGCGATGAATCCCAATGGCCTGGTACCGCTGCTGCGCGATGACGAAACCGATCTGACGCTGTGGGAGTCCAACGCTATTGTGCGCTACCTTGCGGCGCAATATGGACAGAACAGGCTGTGGATCGATGCCCCTGCGAAGCGTGCCGTGGGTGAGAAGTGGATGGACTGGGCTAACCAGACGCTCTCGCCCGCCCACCGGGTGATCCTGATGGGGCTGGTGAGAACCCCGGAAGCCGAACGTAACTATGCGGCGATTAACGCAGCAAAAGAGAGCTGCGAATCCCTGTTCGCCATGCTGGATGAGGCTCTCGCGACACAACCGTGGCTGTCGGGCGATGCGTTTGGCGTAGGTGATATCGCCGTCGCACCCTTTGTCTGGAACCTCACCAACGTTGATCTTGAGTGGACGCCGCGCCCCAATCTGGCGCGCTGGCTGACCAACCTGAGCGAGCGACCGGCATACCGCAACGTGGTGATGATCCCGGTCAGCTAA
- a CDS encoding LysR family transcriptional regulator, whose translation MDNLKKLDLNLLLTLDALLTDPNVTRAARKLNLSQPTVSVQLAKLRKSLDDPLFLPGPRGMRPTARAELLRAPLGQALALLDKAISSPGPFIPGESLHTWQVIAADYCENTVLLPVLKNLRREAPGTRLAVLENANSQIAQVAGQDKVDLFFHIREESPQGLRCRMLFSERYVLVCRAGHPWLKSTPTLRQFLELDFVMISPDGGGFWGNTDRVLSEIGLSRKVVLSVPHFMFAVFTIATTDLVGMLPLRLVRDNPQLHYFAPPVDIPGFEMNMLWHEHLHREPAHKWLRDLVVRSLEEGENG comes from the coding sequence ATGGATAATCTTAAGAAGCTGGATTTGAATCTGCTGTTGACGCTGGATGCGTTGCTAACAGATCCCAACGTCACGCGCGCAGCCCGAAAGCTCAATCTTTCTCAGCCCACTGTCAGCGTGCAACTGGCGAAGCTGCGTAAAAGTCTCGACGATCCGCTCTTTTTACCTGGTCCACGCGGCATGCGTCCTACCGCGCGCGCGGAGCTTCTGCGCGCGCCGCTCGGCCAGGCGCTGGCATTACTGGATAAAGCCATCTCTTCCCCTGGCCCGTTTATTCCCGGCGAATCCCTGCATACCTGGCAGGTGATTGCGGCAGATTACTGCGAAAATACGGTGCTGCTGCCGGTGCTGAAAAATTTACGTCGTGAAGCCCCCGGCACCCGCCTGGCCGTGCTGGAAAACGCCAATTCACAAATTGCCCAGGTAGCAGGACAGGATAAGGTCGATCTTTTTTTCCATATCCGCGAAGAGTCACCCCAGGGACTGCGCTGTCGCATGTTATTTAGCGAACGCTACGTCCTGGTCTGCCGGGCAGGTCATCCCTGGCTGAAATCAACGCCAACGCTCAGGCAATTTCTGGAACTGGATTTTGTGATGATTTCACCGGACGGCGGCGGTTTTTGGGGAAATACGGACAGGGTGCTGTCGGAGATTGGGTTAAGCAGAAAAGTCGTGCTGTCGGTGCCGCATTTTATGTTTGCCGTCTTTACCATTGCTACGACCGATCTGGTCGGTATGCTACCGTTGCGGCTGGTGAGGGATAACCCGCAGCTCCATTACTTCGCACCCCCCGTTGATATCCCAGGCTTTGAGATGAATATGCTCTGGCACGAACATTTGCATCGTGAGCCTGCACACAAGTGGCTGCGGGATCTGGTGGTGAGGTCTCTGGAAGAGGGCGAAAATGGATGA
- the deoR gene encoding DNA-binding transcriptional repressor DeoR has translation METRRDERLAQLINALKRSDKLHLKEAAALLGVSEMTIRRDLNSESGPVVLLGGYIVLEPRSASHYLLSDQKTRLVEEKRKAARLAASLVQPHQTLFFDCGTTTPWIIEAIDNDLPFTGVCYSLNTFLALQEKPGCRVILCGGEFHASNAIFKPLNLQDTLNNLCPDIAFYSAAGVHVRQGATCFNLDELPVKQWAMSMAQYHVLVVDHSKIGKVRPARMGELTCFDAIVSDCRPDEDMVTYAKGQQIKLMY, from the coding sequence ATGGAAACACGACGTGACGAACGGCTGGCTCAACTGATTAATGCGCTTAAGCGCAGCGATAAATTGCATCTGAAAGAAGCCGCCGCGCTGCTGGGTGTCTCTGAGATGACCATTCGACGGGATCTCAACAGTGAAAGCGGCCCCGTAGTGCTGCTTGGCGGCTATATCGTCCTCGAACCCCGCAGCGCCAGCCACTATCTGCTGAGCGATCAAAAGACCCGCCTGGTGGAAGAGAAGCGCAAAGCCGCACGTCTGGCCGCCTCGCTGGTGCAGCCGCATCAAACGCTCTTTTTCGATTGCGGTACCACTACCCCCTGGATCATCGAAGCCATTGATAACGACCTGCCCTTTACCGGCGTCTGCTACTCCCTGAATACGTTCCTCGCCCTGCAGGAAAAACCGGGGTGCCGGGTGATCCTCTGCGGCGGCGAGTTCCACGCCAGCAATGCCATTTTCAAACCGCTCAATCTGCAGGACACGCTTAATAACCTGTGCCCGGATATTGCCTTTTACTCCGCGGCGGGTGTGCATGTCCGTCAGGGCGCGACCTGCTTTAATCTGGATGAGCTGCCGGTAAAACAGTGGGCGATGAGCATGGCTCAGTACCATGTGCTGGTGGTGGATCACAGCAAGATAGGCAAAGTGCGCCCGGCCCGAATGGGCGAGCTGACCTGTTTTGATGCCATCGTGAGCGACTGCCGTCCGGATGAGGATATGGTGACATACGCGAAGGGGCAGCAGATTAAATTGATGTACTGA
- a CDS encoding MFS transporter, with product MRRTGDTIIFTYFSRHAECGNLLIEAQLNAVFISPHAYATYHLNIIRYTNNPINQEKKMPTGLFALALGAFGIGLTEFGIVGLLPQIAAEFNVTEQVAGYLVSGYAISVAIGAILLTAVMIRMERRLTLLLLSGLFIVGNLISALSTSYETLLLGRIVAALCHGAFFSVGAVVASDMVAGDKKGAAISLMFAGLTVSNIVGVPLGTFVGLELGWRTTFWALAIIGFITIVGIRTLIPVMPAHRDTNLGREFAVFNRPQVWVSALLSVLSFGGVIGGFTYIAFTLTQVSGFTAQMVPWLLVLFGVGTFVGNNYGGKAADKSLNKSLGTILLLLTVVMAAFALSAQNQIMTVILLLMMGTVGLATAPGLQLRMMKYASDAPTVASGTNIAAFNIGNALGAWLGGMALDKGYGFVSPLWVGALLSLIALMVVILGSFNGGLKTSQIKG from the coding sequence TTGAGGAGAACAGGCGACACAATTATTTTCACCTATTTCAGCAGGCATGCTGAGTGCGGCAATCTATTAATTGAAGCACAGCTGAACGCTGTATTTATTTCACCGCATGCGTATGCCACTTATCACTTAAATATTATTCGTTATACGAATAATCCTATCAATCAGGAGAAGAAAATGCCTACAGGACTTTTTGCCCTGGCGCTTGGCGCGTTTGGGATCGGTCTGACAGAGTTTGGTATTGTAGGCTTGCTGCCGCAAATTGCCGCTGAATTTAATGTCACTGAACAGGTGGCGGGATATTTAGTTTCTGGTTATGCGATCAGTGTAGCTATAGGTGCCATTCTGTTAACCGCTGTCATGATTCGTATGGAGCGCCGCTTAACCCTGTTACTTTTAAGCGGCTTATTTATTGTCGGCAACCTTATTTCTGCCCTTTCAACCAGTTATGAAACGCTGCTGTTGGGTCGAATCGTGGCGGCACTTTGCCACGGCGCATTCTTCAGCGTCGGAGCGGTGGTGGCCTCTGATATGGTTGCAGGGGATAAAAAAGGGGCGGCTATCTCGCTCATGTTTGCCGGTTTGACCGTCTCCAACATTGTTGGTGTGCCGCTGGGCACCTTCGTCGGGCTCGAGCTGGGCTGGCGTACAACCTTCTGGGCACTGGCAATCATTGGCTTTATAACGATAGTGGGGATCAGGACGTTAATTCCGGTTATGCCCGCTCACCGTGATACTAACCTTGGCCGTGAATTCGCCGTCTTCAACCGACCTCAGGTGTGGGTATCCGCCCTCCTGAGCGTACTCTCCTTCGGTGGCGTGATCGGTGGGTTTACTTATATCGCCTTTACCCTGACGCAGGTCTCTGGTTTCACCGCACAGATGGTACCCTGGCTGTTGGTGCTGTTTGGCGTAGGGACTTTTGTGGGGAATAACTACGGGGGCAAAGCGGCGGATAAATCACTGAACAAATCGCTCGGTACCATCCTGTTACTCCTCACCGTGGTGATGGCGGCATTCGCCCTCTCCGCCCAGAATCAGATTATGACCGTGATCCTGTTACTGATGATGGGAACTGTTGGCTTAGCCACCGCGCCAGGACTACAACTGCGCATGATGAAGTATGCCAGCGATGCGCCAACTGTCGCCTCTGGCACTAACATTGCCGCGTTTAATATTGGTAACGCCCTCGGCGCCTGGCTTGGCGGCATGGCCCTGGACAAAGGTTATGGCTTTGTCTCACCACTCTGGGTAGGCGCATTGCTGAGCTTAATTGCCTTAATGGTGGTCATTCTTGGCAGCTTCAACGGCGGGTTAAAAACGAGCCAAATAAAAGGCTAA
- a CDS encoding ACP S-malonyltransferase produces MNEKYVANRNNIVGFFPGLGSRAVYQNIGGELLHSGNKRIEQIYRDAAIAMGYGDQPEKMLITPATLPEGKMERQGFIGASFLTHNLALAALCHAQAEQQNLSLHVVAYGGESFGMINAAVASGALSIGDGVKIANFFTPYILLASESHDDPFSQAVFDYYPPELKAQPLVTEFYYVIALRGREKTLADASAALKDEFLSSEIEVHKIYSRRQINLYVKASIKSCFDIFMKNFADIEVIKLKEPTAFITHSAQLAPLTWGLEQFLLDQQIVFQDPHTPVIANHCDKILTDKEEIRLSILALVDLVMVSATSASMADGLGADAIIELGLGNKSVQMLRDNPIHTPTFSFTGDRQEASLIMGALGALTTIRDSSDPIQVCIGIDRWLDVARAHTEFAAQFLPKITQAIQQVEKIKLEVKGNIPVSVASIYKNSWRYRHFLQSGERVLMARLKRNIQGDSTDKHQTYADLKILTPDGMIRYQKTPFIIHAEKTLFYLSSLDELSNTDVFNALQELATAPDYAAICLRIEAQQSEGASLRRLLQLRTVEAQPETQVIRRIILQTLTFELLNLHRPGLFHKGKSCLVSRDFIGWLACLVTAGAASLDNAVQLCRDYYSRVGRKLSPWAVVKHFAAGLTDARVLVISITGLPLTAQRDLEINTYKMLLGEFPDQQMQAALDCHLSVITLDSLLAPDALETAPYQAEIMLIASVRDVWSRNPELILEQREREAQADLTDEYHQVADYAERRNLLCGTINAYIEADEVPVLFCNGGSESMTMFIQRSPDEPIVVRKILSEALTAAKWSPGGQGVMLPPFAKAARQVDYLRALPDSVKPFFPQIYRITEREILTPVGQERVGKDTCKEVIYEMSLIEGEEVSQFIQRNCLAPPIVARLYEIIFTFLRDNVHREKRKLSGGNTLEIAYFRKIEDRLGLCRQTAPRTFGPELLDSEKIIINGGEFLNIKALLSAFRSHPEYQRMLEPRYHSLVMGDTNTENIKINNTAPLLAVQELINQQRSEEEITQALTAINANIIQLRFLDPRAIGFQSEGAGCQDDYMYDNKPWHNSIGHYDEIHNELFTLDMNVSAGESPVIRIQFTDNNVYQQSYKVADCAQNNSNPLNDPSIVGIEKYFAQVMSNVYDSANPNSIYVQDDPWWLVRLVFVMGTHFAAMPPFHFSSELDGTIKDSVVTQRRPVAIYCEGIKWLNWALEILQGKRDHFLGLSVPVVEQTVTEAL; encoded by the coding sequence ATGAATGAAAAATATGTGGCAAACAGGAATAATATAGTAGGTTTCTTTCCGGGATTAGGTAGCCGGGCTGTTTATCAGAATATTGGTGGTGAGCTGTTGCACAGTGGAAATAAACGCATTGAGCAGATATACCGTGACGCGGCGATAGCGATGGGATACGGGGACCAGCCCGAGAAGATGTTGATTACCCCAGCGACCCTTCCTGAAGGAAAGATGGAACGGCAGGGGTTTATCGGTGCCAGTTTCCTGACCCATAATCTCGCGCTGGCTGCGCTGTGTCATGCGCAAGCAGAACAACAAAATCTGTCTCTGCATGTCGTTGCCTACGGCGGAGAGAGTTTTGGCATGATTAACGCCGCCGTTGCCAGCGGTGCCCTAAGCATCGGTGACGGTGTAAAAATCGCCAACTTTTTTACCCCTTATATTTTGCTGGCTTCCGAAAGCCATGACGATCCCTTCAGTCAGGCGGTTTTTGATTATTATCCCCCCGAGCTAAAAGCACAGCCCTTAGTCACCGAATTCTATTACGTTATTGCGTTACGTGGCCGGGAAAAAACGCTCGCCGACGCCTCTGCTGCATTAAAGGATGAATTTCTTAGCAGCGAAATCGAAGTGCATAAAATTTATAGCCGCCGACAAATCAATCTGTATGTGAAAGCGAGCATAAAATCATGCTTCGATATCTTTATGAAGAATTTTGCAGATATCGAGGTCATTAAGCTTAAGGAGCCCACCGCCTTTATCACCCACTCGGCGCAACTGGCCCCCTTAACGTGGGGACTCGAACAATTCCTGCTCGACCAGCAGATCGTATTTCAGGATCCTCATACGCCGGTGATTGCCAACCACTGCGACAAAATCCTGACCGATAAAGAGGAAATACGCCTGTCCATCCTTGCCCTTGTGGATCTGGTCATGGTTTCTGCCACTAGCGCCAGCATGGCGGACGGTCTGGGTGCTGACGCGATTATAGAGCTCGGTCTCGGAAATAAATCGGTGCAGATGCTGCGCGATAACCCTATTCATACCCCGACGTTTTCGTTTACCGGCGACAGACAGGAAGCGTCGCTTATTATGGGGGCGCTGGGGGCGTTAACGACTATCCGGGACAGTAGTGACCCCATCCAGGTTTGCATCGGTATTGATCGGTGGCTGGATGTTGCTCGTGCCCATACGGAGTTCGCAGCACAGTTTTTACCGAAAATTACGCAGGCCATTCAGCAAGTTGAGAAGATTAAACTGGAGGTGAAAGGCAACATCCCGGTGAGCGTAGCGAGTATTTATAAAAATAGCTGGCGTTATCGTCATTTTTTGCAGTCTGGCGAGAGGGTGTTAATGGCCCGTCTGAAACGCAATATTCAGGGAGATTCAACCGATAAACACCAGACTTACGCTGATTTAAAAATTCTCACCCCGGACGGCATGATTCGCTATCAAAAAACCCCTTTTATTATCCATGCGGAAAAGACGCTCTTTTACTTATCCAGCCTCGACGAACTCAGTAATACCGACGTGTTTAATGCGCTACAGGAACTGGCAACCGCGCCAGACTATGCCGCTATTTGCCTGCGCATTGAAGCGCAACAGAGTGAGGGAGCATCGCTGCGCAGACTTTTGCAATTACGTACCGTCGAAGCTCAGCCTGAAACGCAGGTAATACGACGCATAATTCTGCAAACCCTCACCTTTGAACTCCTGAACCTTCACCGCCCTGGATTATTCCATAAGGGAAAAAGCTGCCTGGTGAGCCGTGATTTTATCGGTTGGCTCGCGTGCCTTGTCACCGCCGGAGCCGCTTCGTTAGACAACGCTGTTCAGCTGTGTCGCGATTACTACTCCAGAGTGGGCCGCAAGTTGTCGCCCTGGGCAGTGGTGAAACATTTTGCTGCCGGGCTTACCGACGCCCGTGTGCTGGTCATCTCCATTACCGGCCTGCCACTGACAGCACAGCGGGATCTGGAAATTAATACCTATAAAATGTTGCTGGGAGAGTTCCCGGATCAGCAGATGCAAGCGGCCCTTGATTGCCATCTTTCAGTCATTACGCTGGATAGCCTGCTCGCTCCTGACGCGCTGGAAACCGCGCCGTATCAGGCTGAAATTATGCTGATCGCCTCGGTGCGCGATGTCTGGTCGCGCAACCCAGAGTTGATCCTGGAACAGCGGGAGCGGGAAGCGCAGGCAGATCTCACCGACGAATACCACCAGGTGGCTGACTATGCCGAACGGCGAAATCTGCTTTGCGGCACGATTAACGCTTATATCGAGGCGGATGAAGTGCCGGTGCTGTTCTGTAACGGCGGTAGCGAATCGATGACGATGTTCATTCAACGCTCACCTGATGAACCGATCGTGGTAAGGAAAATATTAAGCGAGGCCTTAACCGCCGCTAAATGGTCCCCGGGAGGTCAAGGCGTAATGCTTCCCCCCTTTGCCAAAGCTGCCCGGCAGGTGGATTATCTCCGGGCCCTGCCGGACAGCGTGAAACCCTTCTTCCCGCAGATTTACCGCATTACCGAACGTGAAATCCTTACTCCTGTCGGCCAGGAGCGGGTCGGCAAAGATACCTGTAAGGAAGTCATTTACGAGATGAGTCTGATCGAGGGGGAAGAGGTCAGCCAGTTTATCCAACGAAACTGCCTTGCACCTCCCATCGTTGCCCGACTGTATGAAATCATTTTTACTTTTCTGCGCGACAACGTTCATCGGGAGAAGCGGAAACTATCGGGCGGCAATACGCTGGAAATCGCCTATTTCAGGAAAATCGAAGATCGCCTGGGGTTATGCCGTCAGACCGCACCCCGGACTTTTGGCCCAGAGCTGCTGGACAGCGAGAAGATTATTATCAACGGTGGCGAGTTCCTGAATATTAAAGCCCTGCTGAGCGCCTTCCGTTCCCATCCTGAGTACCAGCGTATGCTTGAACCACGCTATCACTCGCTGGTGATGGGCGATACGAATACGGAAAACATCAAGATTAATAATACGGCGCCCTTGCTGGCGGTACAGGAATTAATTAACCAGCAGCGAAGCGAAGAAGAGATTACTCAGGCCCTGACAGCGATTAACGCCAACATTATTCAACTGCGTTTTCTCGATCCACGGGCAATTGGCTTCCAAAGCGAAGGGGCTGGCTGCCAGGATGATTATATGTACGATAATAAGCCATGGCACAACTCCATCGGACATTATGATGAAATCCATAATGAGCTCTTTACGCTGGATATGAACGTCAGCGCTGGTGAAAGCCCGGTTATCCGAATTCAGTTCACGGATAATAATGTCTATCAGCAGTCCTACAAGGTTGCCGATTGTGCACAAAATAACAGTAATCCCCTTAATGACCCGTCGATCGTTGGGATAGAAAAATACTTTGCGCAGGTGATGAGCAACGTCTACGACAGCGCCAATCCGAATTCAATATATGTACAAGACGATCCCTGGTGGCTGGTGCGTTTAGTCTTTGTGATGGGAACACACTTTGCCGCAATGCCGCCTTTCCACTTTTCCTCTGAGCTTGACGGCACCATTAAAGACAGCGTCGTTACCCAGCGCAGGCCGGTCGCGATTTACTGCGAAGGCATCAAGTGGCTCAACTGGGCGCTGGAAATTTTACAAGGGAAGCGCGACCATTTTCTCGGTCTCAGCGTACCTGTTGTTGAACAGACTGTGACAGAGGCACTTTAA
- the dacC gene encoding serine-type D-Ala-D-Ala carboxypeptidase — translation MMRKTSYLRGLVAGSALLVLFAPSLYAAEQAAPEAPPVDARAWILMDYASGKVLAEGNADEKLDPASLTKIMTSYVVGQALKAGKIKLTDMVTIGKDAWATGNPALRGSSVMFLKPGDQVAVSDLNKGVIIQSGNDACIALADYVAGSQDSFIGLMNGYAQRLGLTNTTFKTVHGLDAPGQFSTARDMALLGKALIHDVPEEYAIHKEKEFTFNKIRQPNRNRLLWSSNLNVDGMKTGTTAGAGYNLVASATQGDMRLISVVLGTKTDRIRFNESEKLLTWGFRFFETVTPIKPDATFVSQRVWFGDKSEVKLGAGESGSVTIPRGQLKNLKASYTLTDKQLTAPLKKGQVVGTIDFQLNGKSIEQRPLIVMEAVEEGGFFGRMWDFVMMKFHEWFGGWFK, via the coding sequence ATGATGCGAAAAACTTCATATTTACGTGGTCTGGTAGCAGGTAGTGCGCTGCTGGTCCTTTTTGCACCTTCGCTGTACGCAGCGGAACAGGCGGCGCCAGAGGCACCGCCGGTTGATGCGCGCGCCTGGATACTGATGGACTACGCCAGCGGTAAAGTGCTGGCCGAGGGCAACGCAGACGAGAAACTTGATCCTGCAAGCCTGACCAAAATCATGACCAGCTACGTGGTAGGGCAGGCGCTGAAAGCGGGAAAAATCAAGCTCACCGACATGGTGACCATCGGTAAAGATGCCTGGGCGACCGGTAACCCGGCGCTGCGCGGCTCCTCGGTCATGTTCCTGAAGCCTGGCGATCAGGTGGCGGTTTCTGACCTGAACAAAGGGGTAATCATTCAGTCAGGAAATGATGCCTGTATCGCGCTGGCCGATTATGTGGCCGGCAGTCAGGATTCTTTTATTGGTTTGATGAATGGTTATGCCCAGCGACTGGGCCTCACCAACACCACCTTTAAAACCGTTCACGGTCTGGATGCGCCGGGCCAGTTCAGTACCGCCCGCGATATGGCCCTGCTCGGTAAGGCACTGATTCATGACGTGCCGGAAGAGTATGCGATCCACAAAGAGAAAGAGTTTACTTTCAACAAAATCCGCCAGCCGAACCGTAACCGCCTGCTCTGGAGCAGCAACCTTAACGTTGACGGGATGAAAACCGGAACCACGGCGGGGGCTGGCTACAACCTCGTGGCGTCGGCGACCCAGGGCGATATGCGTCTGATCTCAGTGGTGCTGGGCACCAAAACCGACCGCATCCGCTTTAACGAGTCGGAAAAACTGCTGACCTGGGGCTTCCGCTTCTTCGAAACTGTTACCCCTATCAAGCCGGATGCGACGTTTGTCAGCCAGCGCGTCTGGTTTGGCGACAAGAGCGAGGTTAAACTCGGCGCCGGGGAGAGCGGTTCCGTGACCATTCCGCGCGGCCAGCTGAAAAACCTGAAGGCCAGCTACACCCTCACCGACAAACAGCTCACTGCGCCGCTGAAGAAAGGCCAGGTGGTCGGCACCATCGACTTCCAGCTGAACGGCAAATCCATCGAACAGCGTCCGCTGATTGTGATGGAGGCGGTGGAAGAGGGGGGCTTCTTTGGCCGGATGTGGGATTTCGTCATGATGAAATTCCACGAATGGTTTGGGGGTTGGTTTAAGTAG
- a CDS encoding phosphatase PAP2 family protein, with amino-acid sequence MTQISSASELSKLKSSKTKPLYPLPVRFYVNQLIVLLVLAAVFTWLSRDETLDRVLTGYWFDAASQHFPLQQNALLDLLNHRLAKYLTITLAAGMLLYGIWRRNAQWVTGALLMGLGTAVVGILKATSHHSCPWDLVEYGGKALSYPLFDAAPAGSGPGRCFPGGHASSGFMVMGLFFAFWRERPRLAWGMVAAGIVLGLGMGYGQVMRGAHFFSHNLWAGWWVWFSQVVAYGLVSAWFAKE; translated from the coding sequence ATGACACAGATTTCCTCCGCTTCAGAATTGTCTAAGTTAAAGAGTTCTAAGACAAAACCCCTTTACCCTTTGCCGGTACGTTTTTATGTTAACCAGTTAATTGTGCTGCTGGTGCTGGCCGCGGTTTTTACCTGGCTTTCGCGGGATGAAACCCTCGACAGAGTGCTGACCGGCTACTGGTTTGATGCGGCGAGCCAACACTTTCCGCTGCAGCAGAATGCGCTGCTCGATCTGCTCAATCATCGACTGGCGAAATACCTGACCATCACTCTGGCCGCCGGGATGCTGCTGTACGGTATCTGGCGACGCAACGCTCAGTGGGTGACCGGGGCGTTGCTGATGGGGCTTGGCACGGCGGTGGTGGGCATACTGAAAGCCACCAGCCATCACAGCTGCCCCTGGGACCTGGTGGAGTACGGCGGCAAAGCGCTGTCCTATCCCCTGTTTGACGCCGCCCCTGCCGGCAGTGGCCCCGGGCGCTGTTTTCCGGGCGGGCACGCCTCAAGCGGCTTTATGGTGATGGGGCTGTTCTTCGCCTTCTGGCGTGAACGTCCGCGCCTGGCCTGGGGAATGGTCGCCGCGGGTATCGTGCTCGGGCTGGGGATGGGCTATGGCCAGGTGATGCGCGGTGCACATTTCTTCTCCCATAACCTGTGGGCAGGCTGGTGGGTGTGGTTTTCTCAGGTGGTGGCCTATGGCCTGGTGTCCGCCTGGTTTGCAAAAGAGTAA
- the ybjG gene encoding undecaprenyl-diphosphate phosphatase: protein MLEDLNYGLFHLINATPASAEWSINLATFVAKDLISIVPALIAILWLWGPRKQVGAQRQLVIKIAMALVISLAASWLLGHLFPHDRPFADRVGYNFLPHAADDSFPSDHGTVIFTFALAFLFWHRVWSGIVLMMVACAVAWSRVYLGVHWPMDMLGGLMVGLLGCLSAQILWNLCGDVIYQRLSQLHRFCFALPIRKGWIRD, encoded by the coding sequence ATGTTAGAAGATCTCAACTACGGACTGTTTCATCTGATTAATGCCACACCTGCTTCAGCGGAGTGGAGCATTAATCTCGCCACCTTTGTGGCGAAAGACCTGATCAGCATCGTGCCGGCGCTGATTGCGATCCTCTGGCTGTGGGGACCGCGCAAACAGGTGGGTGCCCAGCGCCAGCTGGTGATTAAAATTGCCATGGCGCTGGTGATTAGCCTGGCAGCGTCGTGGCTGCTGGGGCATCTTTTCCCTCATGACCGCCCGTTTGCCGATCGTGTCGGCTATAACTTCCTGCCTCACGCCGCAGACGACTCCTTCCCGAGCGATCACGGCACCGTCATTTTCACCTTTGCGCTGGCGTTTCTGTTCTGGCACCGCGTCTGGTCGGGCATCGTCTTAATGATGGTAGCCTGCGCTGTCGCCTGGTCCCGCGTCTATCTTGGCGTGCACTGGCCGATGGATATGCTGGGCGGGCTGATGGTCGGCTTGCTGGGCTGCCTGAGCGCGCAGATCCTCTGGAATCTGTGCGGTGACGTTATCTATCAACGTCTTTCGCAGCTTCACCGCTTCTGCTTTGCCCTGCCTATCCGTAAAGGCTGGATACGTGACTAA